A genomic region of Saccopteryx bilineata isolate mSacBil1 chromosome 1, mSacBil1_pri_phased_curated, whole genome shotgun sequence contains the following coding sequences:
- the CFAP90 gene encoding cilia- and flagella-associated protein 90 translates to MEDDEEEEEITAATLRGRSRPPPISAQSAFSYIPPRRLDLKEHSYFYRQGKTGIISLYDCVFKKNPGYNQKLHRDDREHAKSLGLHVNEEEQQRPVGVLSSSAYGRRIHQPVEPLNRDHGHVNHVKSDFYRKNDIPSLKEPGFGHIAPA, encoded by the exons ATGGAGGACgacgaggaagaggaggagatcaCCGCCGCCACGCTGCGGGGCAGGTCCCGGCCGCCGCCCATCTCGGCGCAGTCCGCCTTCAGCTACATCCCTCCGCGGCGCCTGGACCTCAAGGAGCACAGCTACTTCTACCGCCAGGGCAAG ACAGGAATCATTTCCCTCTATGACTGTGTTTTTAAGAAGAACCCAGGATATAATCAGAAATTGCACCGTGATGACAGAGAACATGCAAAAAGCCTGGGACTTCATGTTAATGAGGAG GAGCAGCAGAGGCCAGTCGGGGTGCTGTCGTCGTCTGCCTACGGGAGGCGCATCCACCAGCCAGTGGAGCCTCTGAACCGGGACCACGGCCACGTTAACCATGTGAAATCCGACTTCTACAGGAAGAATGACATTCCCAGCCTAAAGGAGCCGGGCTTTGGGCACATTGCCCCagcctga